In one window of Sulfolobales archaeon DNA:
- a CDS encoding N-glycosylase/DNA lyase: MRVRISRERANEIGEFFRRHGEDIITAFEIRDPQYRALETLYQTLNDCNSLALLTLLNALISYNLSSTGEEYWWEFARYENFKHYTRDPEKLWDSMRRFLLTSRGNTMNREQKLRRLSRVREEEFHIEFYAMADEYMRDLRKLVDRLSEIMRQSSDDKTIVFTAKMLYYVSKICGIRNPIMEGIRIPVDRRVASVSYTSELLEVLAPGNPIEIIFREKEKALEAWDIVSSISMIPQIRLDSVIWIMGRYVREKDPVQRAVRELEIILGREIKRDIILELAHQMLRRRIE; encoded by the coding sequence ATGAGAGTAAGAATATCTAGAGAAAGAGCTAATGAAATTGGAGAATTCTTCAGAAGACATGGAGAAGATATTATAACAGCATTCGAGATAAGAGATCCTCAGTATAGAGCTCTAGAAACACTTTATCAGACTCTCAACGATTGTAATTCTCTAGCACTTCTTACTCTTCTAAACGCTCTAATCTCATATAACCTATCTTCAACAGGAGAAGAGTATTGGTGGGAGTTCGCTAGATATGAAAACTTCAAACATTATACAAGAGATCCTGAGAAGCTCTGGGATTCTATGAGGAGATTCCTTCTAACATCTAGAGGAAATACTATGAATAGAGAACAAAAGCTTAGGAGACTATCAAGAGTTCGAGAAGAAGAATTCCATATAGAATTCTATGCAATGGCTGATGAGTATATGAGAGATCTGAGGAAGCTTGTTGATAGGCTCTCAGAAATTATGAGGCAGAGTTCAGATGATAAAACGATCGTTTTTACAGCAAAAATGTTGTATTATGTCTCCAAGATATGTGGTATTAGAAATCCTATTATGGAAGGCATTAGAATACCCGTAGATCGGAGGGTTGCATCTGTAAGCTACACCTCAGAACTTCTAGAGGTTCTAGCTCCCGGAAATCCTATAGAGATTATATTTAGAGAGAAGGAGAAAGCTTTAGAAGCATGGGATATAGTGTCTAGTATAAGTATGATCCCTCAGATAAGACTAGATTCAGTTATTTGGATCATGGGTAGATATGTCAGAGAAAAAGATCCTGTGCAGAGAGCTGTGAGAGAACTCGAAATAATACTCGGTAGAGAGATTAAGAGAGATATAATATTAGAGTTAGCACATCAAATGCTTAGAAGAAGAATAGAATGA
- a CDS encoding cob(I)yrinic acid a,c-diamide adenosyltransferase — MKKVHLGDEGFTSIFYGVKIPKEDPLIELLGELDELNSLIGFARSVEKNSMINDLLKQIQSLIFRMSRDLAIPVDRLDNPLISKEDIDMIERKTIELWESIREPRFVFVYPTGSQAASIIHVARSVCRRAERTASKLYHDGRIKNIYLVLLNRLSDLLFVLARYTNQINGFSEEFWSP, encoded by the coding sequence ATGAAGAAAGTTCATTTAGGAGATGAAGGTTTCACATCTATATTCTATGGAGTCAAAATCCCCAAAGAGGATCCTCTAATAGAGCTTTTGGGAGAACTAGATGAGCTGAACTCTCTCATAGGTTTTGCAAGGAGTGTTGAAAAAAATAGTATGATAAACGATCTTCTGAAACAGATCCAAAGTCTTATATTTAGAATGAGCAGAGATCTAGCAATACCTGTAGATAGACTTGATAATCCACTCATATCTAAAGAGGATATTGATATGATAGAGAGAAAAACCATAGAGTTATGGGAGAGTATTAGAGAGCCTAGATTTGTATTCGTATATCCTACAGGTTCCCAAGCTGCTTCAATAATTCACGTTGCTAGAAGTGTCTGTAGAAGAGCTGAGAGAACTGCTTCAAAACTCTATCATGATGGTAGAATTAAAAACATATATCTGGTTCTACTGAATAGACTTTCAGATCTTCTCTTTGTATTAGCTAGATACACTAATCAAATTAATGGTTTCAGTGAGGAGTTCTGGAGTCCATGA
- a CDS encoding SIS domain-containing protein, with protein sequence MWSEIISKALSKEVYNRREFRGKEIVYISGMGGSGIVGEYASKIIEESGLKDILVFSRRSSEISRSLLERSDKTFFILVSYSGNTGETLRVFRRIISVNTSVGVVTSGGILGEEALKRGIPMILIDKGLLPRVSFPMLLISVFKMIELLGVDLNKIYEEIRSAMKFMESYEHVAEEISFRILEALKSGMRIAIASTDRYQPLVERFATELAENSKILAERIVFPEAGHNFVETLEASKVYILYIEDPLDLESQLIGGFIEKISRRSESLKYDRLILPEGLGYTGRIIIGTYVGGLISAHLARGLGVDPVNTPIIKLYRDHVTEFYLTH encoded by the coding sequence ATGTGGAGTGAGATAATATCTAAAGCTCTCTCAAAAGAAGTGTATAATAGAAGAGAGTTTAGAGGAAAAGAGATCGTATACATATCTGGAATGGGAGGATCTGGTATTGTAGGAGAGTATGCTTCTAAGATCATTGAGGAAAGCGGATTGAAAGATATTCTAGTTTTCTCTAGAAGAAGTTCTGAGATCTCTAGATCTTTACTTGAGAGATCTGATAAGACTTTCTTTATTCTAGTAAGCTATTCTGGAAACACTGGAGAGACTTTAAGAGTTTTTAGGAGAATTATCTCTGTGAATACCAGCGTAGGCGTAGTAACCAGTGGAGGCATATTAGGAGAGGAGGCTTTGAAAAGAGGTATTCCTATGATCTTGATCGACAAAGGATTACTACCTAGAGTTTCGTTTCCTATGCTTCTAATCTCTGTGTTTAAAATGATCGAGCTTTTAGGAGTGGATCTTAATAAGATCTATGAAGAGATCAGATCTGCGATGAAATTTATGGAATCCTATGAGCATGTAGCAGAAGAGATATCATTTAGAATCTTAGAAGCGTTGAAAAGTGGTATGAGAATAGCGATAGCATCAACAGATCGCTATCAGCCTCTTGTAGAGAGATTCGCTACAGAACTTGCTGAGAATAGCAAGATACTTGCTGAGAGAATAGTATTCCCGGAAGCTGGACATAATTTTGTTGAAACTCTGGAAGCTTCTAAGGTTTACATACTCTACATAGAAGATCCCTTAGATCTAGAGAGTCAACTCATAGGAGGTTTTATAGAGAAAATATCTAGAAGATCTGAAAGCCTGAAGTATGATAGATTAATACTGCCAGAAGGATTAGGCTACACAGGTAGAATAATTATAGGAACATATGTAGGAGGTTTGATCTCAGCTCATCTAGCCAGGGGATTAGGTGTGGATCCTGTTAACACACCTATTATAAAGCTTTATAGAGACCATGTCACAGAATTCTATCTAACACACTAG
- a CDS encoding class I SAM-dependent methyltransferase, translating to MVRILRGSTEKKLIEVVNSLERIAGVYDMMSSVITLGLERIFRSYVKNFVIGLKILDIGAGTGAMYNYLRDRIEMVERKYDMKPIYIFLEPLAPYLRILRKKYSSDPYIEIVQGYAEYLPFRVNSIDVAVSSFMLRDVKNLSKALVSIFRVSRKFVVLDFHKPDNVIAYLIELFYTSLILPLLILVYSPWHVLDYMNIRTSIIIQNKLGDLLRILKKIFGGSDNDIKCWFLCIVYSVKFEKSSN from the coding sequence ATGGTGAGAATTTTAAGAGGATCTACAGAGAAGAAACTTATTGAAGTAGTAAACTCTCTAGAAAGAATCGCAGGAGTATATGATATGATGAGTAGCGTGATAACTCTAGGACTTGAGAGAATCTTCAGATCCTATGTTAAGAACTTCGTGATAGGACTGAAGATTTTAGACATAGGAGCCGGGACAGGTGCTATGTATAATTATCTGAGAGATAGGATTGAGATGGTTGAGAGAAAGTATGATATGAAACCTATATACATATTCTTAGAACCTCTAGCACCTTATCTGAGAATCCTTAGAAAAAAATATTCTTCCGATCCCTACATAGAAATAGTTCAAGGTTATGCCGAGTATCTTCCCTTTAGAGTGAATTCAATAGATGTAGCAGTATCATCATTCATGCTGAGAGATGTAAAGAATCTTTCCAAGGCTCTTGTAAGTATCTTCCGAGTATCACGAAAATTTGTAGTACTGGATTTTCACAAGCCCGATAATGTTATAGCATATCTCATAGAATTATTTTATACAAGCCTTATACTACCTCTTCTGATACTAGTATACTCACCATGGCACGTGCTAGATTACATGAATATAAGAACAAGTATTATAATACAGAACAAATTAGGAGATCTCTTAAGAATTTTAAAGAAGATCTTTGGAGGCTCAGATAATGATATAAAGTGCTGGTTTCTATGCATAGTATACTCGGTAAAGTTCGAGAAGTCTTCCAATTAG
- a CDS encoding ABC transporter ATP-binding protein: MVLEGVYKIFGSKTALNNISLKIPKGSIFCIVGPNGAGKTTMLRIMATLMKPSKGFVYIRGRKIDYEDLNSLIEARKLITYLPEDSDTYSRLTGLEYLRFFAEVHSLGEEDLDFGIYLTGLSRDVLKRKTGTYSKGMRRRLMLARALMVKPQIAILDEPTSGLDVFSSVGLRKVIKEFSAELGRSIVLSTHNMLEAEDLCSEIALINEGRLIFSGSPEEIIRKTGSRNLEEAFVKLVEVGGDVQTS; this comes from the coding sequence GTGGTTCTTGAAGGCGTGTATAAGATCTTCGGTAGCAAAACAGCGCTTAATAATATATCGCTGAAGATTCCTAAAGGTTCTATATTTTGCATTGTAGGACCTAATGGAGCTGGCAAGACTACTATGCTGAGAATTATGGCTACTCTGATGAAGCCTAGTAAAGGGTTTGTATATATAAGAGGTAGAAAGATCGATTACGAGGATCTCAATAGTCTTATAGAAGCTAGAAAACTCATAACATACCTTCCCGAAGATTCTGATACCTACTCAAGACTTACAGGATTAGAGTATCTAAGGTTCTTCGCGGAAGTTCACAGCTTGGGAGAAGAGGATCTGGATTTTGGAATATATCTCACGGGATTATCTAGAGATGTTCTAAAGAGAAAGACAGGTACGTATAGCAAGGGGATGAGGAGAAGACTCATGCTTGCAAGAGCTTTGATGGTGAAACCTCAGATCGCCATACTCGACGAGCCTACCTCAGGTCTTGATGTTTTCTCTTCAGTAGGTTTGAGAAAAGTTATCAAGGAATTCTCAGCGGAGCTAGGGAGATCTATAGTATTATCTACACATAATATGTTGGAGGCTGAGGATCTATGTTCTGAGATAGCTCTTATAAATGAAGGAAGGCTGATTTTCAGCGGATCTCCTGAGGAGATTATCAGGAAAACCGGTTCACGGAATCTCGAAGAAGCTTTTGTCAAGCTTGTTGAGGTTGGAGGAGATGTTCAAACCTCTTAA